One genomic segment of Gammaproteobacteria bacterium includes these proteins:
- a CDS encoding SDR family oxidoreductase: MNRVMAANDPFTLFVLNPAGLNDPALAIAGCRTGAVGVFNAEVGVNPSELATALKRLATLHTPFGLKWGGSETPTALDADRLVRPAWLILDAERNIHLLPTVQAFRASGGRVLLELSFWRDAFTDLESQIDGWWVKGHEAGGAVGEESSFVLLQRLLERTLSPVYVRGGIGLHTAAACQIGGAAGVVLEHALLLLRESPVADALRPWLRGLDGTETVLLGHEETGRYVRVLERPGFAPVTTLRQRLQDDRENSPATILDGLTGWRDPRAHDILPLGQEIAFAASWAERYGTVASVIRAIRRALAKQSHQAQKDAALAENSLLARVHATRFPIVQGAMTRVSDCAEFAKAVAAAGALPMIALAMLKGDRSRELLAETARCLNGQSWGVGILGFVPAALREEQLAAIRAVRPPFAYIAGGRPEQARQLEADGIPTYLHVPTPTLLRLFLEQGARRFIFEGRECGGHIGPLSSFVLWESMIEALLAWGDEHVDGLTGVAVLFAGGIHDARSAAMAATLAAPLTQRGACIGILMGTAYILTEEAVRCGAIQPDFQQVALDCATTATLTTGPGHASRCAITPFVATFHQTRRQLQAQGEPARTVRDRLDDLTLGRLRVATKGLLRSEPTGELRRIDPDEQRTQGMYMIGQVAALHDRPLTLDELHRNVTADALDWLARHQPQVHKQSEFNAHPADVAIIGVGVWLPGATDAQEYWRNLVQGANCLTEVPSERWDWRLYYDPDPATRDRIYSKWGGFITEQPFDPTRYGLPPVALKSVDALQLLTLETVRQALEDAGIDLAQTDRERIAVVLGTSGGMGELGLAYATRADLLRMTGRADEDTLARLPEWTEDSFAGLLPNVAAGRVSNRFDFGGVNCAVDAACASSLAAIYQAVNELRLGHSDLAIAGGADTMQSPFMYLCFSKTQALSPKGRPRTFDEQADGIAIAEGVAAVVLKRLADAERDGDRIYAVIKGVAGSSDGRAKGLTAPRPAGQLRALRRAYQEAGYSPVTVGLWEAHGTGTVAGDRAELETVTTLLDESSASPASGAIGSAKTLIGHTKAAAGAAGLIKAALALHYRVLPPHRGVDRPLPPLRDPASPLFINPEARPWLRERDYPRRASVSAFGFGGANFHATLEEYDEKRAPESSALDWPVELFVWRASDHAGLIAELERLQVALQASAQPRLAELAAALAQALPDQGLTLAIVAGSLAELAQQTASALRQLRGLPLSLTGSEVSVHLPPLKKGGRGGLRTDDGAKIPPNPPLPKGGTEWLRGEQHQAEGIYLPHPWPADGDFPRLAVLFPGQGSQYPDMLRELAVALPQLAAILEQANTVLADVLGQELSACIYPPRRFTPETDQEARRQLTCTNIAQPALGAVEAGLWAWLQTLNLQPEFAAGHSYGEYVALHAADVLDLETLMRVSEARGRFIVEAATGGELGTMLAARADAESVKAALRGVEGITLANYNAPQQLVLSGSTAAIEQARQALSTHGISAAPLPVAAAFHSPIVEPARAQLAEFIAGLPLRSPTFTVYGNFTADPYPQEPAAIRDRLAAHLAEPVNFTGEIEAMYAAGARVFLEVGPRNVLTRLTQQILHGQLHLAVAVDDHGGGLNGLLQALAALLAHGVQLDVAALFAGRIADQSPSPLDQLLERAKPAPLSSHVWWLSGTGVRRQGESYALGVKPPLTASVGALSKISPNPPFSKGGTEQAPSPLVGEGWSGGEVISSTENHVMNDPSSGPPLATGSAPGWAVDQALAGYQETMRQFLRLQEQVMLAYFAASREESGAESAALQPLMPAREILSTPLSKGGEIHLSPPVMPAHEIPPVPPLSKGGEEGITPPASAQSEEKLPDLKNRLLTIASERTGYPPEMLGLDQDIEADLGIDSIKRVEILGLFRRSLPEAVSQKLQPHMEAIATLPTFQQILDAVTARLATETSIKTLEENARPFELTGTDSLPCAPLSRFIVKAHPQSLTVPPSALEPGVYLITSDKLGVADALSGKLRQAGVQPLLIPEELLEDTERLSHWLQTQSRSLTIRAVIHLLPLGQPPLAVDAPLTKWRECMNREVKSLFALLQQVGTELRNGGRLLTVSGLGGEFGRNGLPEAAQSIFPGGAGLTGLVKTLNLEWNPDAAEPGFIGKALDIDPDDDPERLAALAFQELALPGGRREVGYLGGVRTIFRTVPASLSPLPTPRRQPDEDWIVLATGGARGITAETLRELALFRPTLILLGRTPLPDPEDAVIRHLPDAAALRRHLLAQASAEGRTVKPAEVERNVQSLLRDREIRANLADFIAMGARVDYRVVDVRNETEMAALLNTLYQTHGRIDAVIHGAGVIEDGWFLGKSGESMDRVIDAKVDSAFLLAKYLRPETLKFIAFFTSVAGRFGNRGQADYATANEIVARLAWRLRTRWGDAVKVAAIHWSPWDQTTHGAGMVTPEVRQQFEARGVHLVNAAAGRCFLLNELLYGPTDEVELVAGDYPWEYAEMRFSALPGQVDPSLIIETPYALLQGGRLTELNPTSWQFEKTVDLITDPYLDHHRLDGVPVLPFAVAMEYMAEAVAVHRPELPILELEDVRLLQGLRLTQDDLAIKIQVHEQAASVPEPQRCAVTLGAGDQSERPAYRATVVIRKTQPALSRPQELPPNPLQASPATITVEEAYRRWLFHGPLLQTIAAIEAINHQGIDLRLTPSRTEQFCPFTENGAWRFDPGWVDAIFQAVLIWSCTLRGSATLPNRVGLIQCFSSSASIDLVKARIRVHSERDDPVTRGEAWIVDEQDAVLCVLRQFECTASSALNRLGGGWAGGVRCYHQDK; this comes from the coding sequence ATGAACCGTGTGATGGCGGCGAACGACCCTTTCACGCTCTTCGTTTTAAATCCTGCCGGTTTGAACGATCCTGCCCTGGCGATCGCTGGTTGTCGCACAGGCGCGGTTGGGGTATTCAATGCCGAAGTCGGCGTGAATCCGTCCGAACTGGCGACGGCGCTGAAACGGTTGGCGACCCTGCACACCCCTTTTGGCCTGAAATGGGGCGGCAGCGAAACGCCAACGGCGTTGGATGCTGACCGTTTGGTCAGACCGGCTTGGCTGATTCTGGATGCTGAGCGCAATATTCATTTACTGCCTACCGTTCAGGCTTTCCGCGCCAGCGGTGGACGAGTGTTGTTGGAACTCTCCTTCTGGCGCGATGCATTCACTGATCTAGAATCGCAGATTGACGGCTGGTGGGTGAAGGGTCACGAAGCCGGTGGCGCAGTCGGTGAGGAAAGCAGCTTTGTGCTCCTGCAACGGTTGCTGGAGCGAACCCTATCGCCCGTTTACGTCCGGGGTGGCATCGGTCTGCATACCGCCGCTGCCTGTCAGATTGGCGGCGCTGCCGGGGTAGTGTTGGAGCACGCCTTGCTGTTGTTGCGGGAATCGCCGGTCGCTGACGCCTTGCGTCCCTGGTTGCGGGGACTGGACGGCACGGAAACCGTATTGTTGGGTCACGAGGAAACCGGGCGTTATGTCCGGGTGCTGGAACGGCCAGGGTTTGCGCCGGTGACCACGCTACGCCAGCGGTTGCAGGATGATCGAGAGAATTCTCCTGCAACGATCCTGGATGGATTGACCGGTTGGCGCGATCCACGGGCGCACGACATTTTACCTCTCGGTCAGGAGATCGCGTTCGCCGCGTCTTGGGCCGAGCGTTATGGAACGGTCGCCAGCGTCATTCGTGCGATTCGGCGAGCGCTGGCCAAACAGTCGCATCAAGCGCAAAAAGATGCCGCGTTGGCGGAAAATTCCCTATTGGCGCGTGTTCATGCGACCCGTTTTCCCATCGTGCAGGGGGCCATGACCCGGGTCAGCGACTGCGCTGAATTTGCTAAGGCCGTTGCAGCAGCCGGCGCATTACCGATGATCGCCCTGGCGATGCTAAAAGGCGACCGTTCCCGCGAGCTGCTAGCGGAAACCGCACGCTGTCTGAACGGGCAATCCTGGGGCGTAGGGATTCTCGGTTTTGTCCCGGCGGCCTTGCGCGAGGAGCAATTGGCGGCGATTCGGGCCGTCCGGCCGCCTTTCGCCTACATCGCCGGCGGTCGCCCGGAACAGGCGCGGCAACTGGAAGCCGACGGCATTCCAACCTATCTGCATGTGCCTACGCCGACCTTGTTGCGACTCTTTCTGGAGCAGGGCGCGCGCCGCTTCATCTTCGAGGGCCGGGAATGCGGCGGCCATATCGGGCCACTGAGCAGCTTCGTGTTGTGGGAGTCGATGATCGAGGCGCTGCTGGCTTGGGGAGATGAACATGTTGATGGTTTGACCGGAGTAGCGGTGTTGTTCGCTGGCGGCATTCATGACGCCCGCTCAGCGGCGATGGCCGCGACATTGGCCGCGCCGTTGACCCAGCGGGGCGCGTGCATCGGCATACTGATGGGCACGGCCTACATTTTGACCGAGGAAGCGGTGCGCTGCGGGGCGATCCAGCCTGACTTTCAGCAAGTCGCGCTGGACTGTGCAACAACCGCCACCTTAACCACCGGTCCCGGCCACGCCAGTCGCTGCGCAATCACGCCTTTCGTCGCCACATTTCACCAAACCCGTCGGCAGCTACAAGCCCAAGGCGAACCGGCGCGGACGGTGCGCGATCGGTTAGATGATCTCACTCTGGGCCGACTGCGCGTCGCCACCAAGGGCCTGCTGCGTTCGGAGCCAACCGGGGAATTGCGACGGATTGATCCTGATGAACAGCGAACGCAGGGCATGTATATGATTGGCCAGGTGGCGGCCTTGCATGACCGGCCATTGACGCTGGACGAATTGCACCGCAACGTCACAGCGGATGCGCTGGACTGGTTGGCGCGCCATCAACCGCAAGTCCATAAACAATCTGAATTCAATGCCCATCCGGCGGATGTCGCCATTATCGGCGTTGGCGTCTGGTTGCCCGGTGCGACCGATGCGCAGGAGTACTGGCGAAACCTGGTTCAGGGCGCGAATTGTCTTACCGAAGTTCCCTCGGAACGCTGGGACTGGCGGTTGTACTACGATCCTGACCCAGCAACCCGCGACCGGATTTACTCGAAATGGGGCGGCTTCATTACTGAGCAGCCGTTTGATCCCACCCGTTACGGACTGCCGCCGGTCGCTCTGAAGTCGGTCGATGCCTTGCAATTGTTGACGCTGGAAACGGTGCGGCAAGCGCTGGAGGATGCCGGTATCGATCTGGCGCAGACCGACCGCGAGCGAATCGCGGTGGTGCTGGGAACCAGCGGCGGCATGGGCGAATTGGGGTTAGCCTACGCGACGCGCGCTGATTTGCTGCGCATGACCGGACGCGCGGACGAGGACACGCTGGCCAGGCTGCCGGAATGGACCGAAGATTCTTTTGCCGGATTATTGCCGAACGTAGCGGCGGGCCGGGTCAGCAATCGTTTTGACTTTGGCGGCGTCAACTGCGCAGTAGACGCCGCCTGTGCGTCATCGCTGGCCGCGATTTACCAAGCCGTCAACGAGTTGCGATTGGGTCACAGCGATCTAGCGATTGCTGGCGGCGCGGATACCATGCAATCGCCGTTCATGTATCTCTGTTTCTCCAAGACCCAGGCGTTGTCACCGAAAGGCCGACCCCGCACCTTCGACGAACAAGCGGATGGCATCGCTATTGCGGAGGGGGTTGCGGCAGTCGTATTGAAACGGTTGGCGGACGCTGAGCGGGATGGCGACCGGATTTACGCAGTGATTAAAGGCGTCGCCGGTTCCAGCGACGGTCGCGCCAAGGGGTTGACTGCTCCTCGCCCCGCCGGGCAGTTGCGAGCTTTGCGCCGCGCTTATCAGGAAGCCGGTTACTCGCCGGTGACCGTTGGATTGTGGGAAGCGCATGGCACCGGCACCGTGGCCGGCGATCGGGCGGAACTGGAGACGGTGACGACGCTGCTGGACGAGAGCAGCGCATCACCAGCCAGCGGCGCGATCGGTTCCGCTAAGACATTGATCGGCCATACCAAGGCGGCGGCAGGCGCAGCCGGGCTGATCAAAGCGGCGCTGGCGTTGCATTATCGGGTGCTGCCGCCGCATCGCGGGGTAGATCGACCGCTCCCCCCATTGCGCGATCCGGCCAGTCCCTTGTTTATCAATCCCGAAGCGCGACCCTGGTTGCGTGAACGGGATTATCCGCGTAGAGCGAGCGTTAGCGCGTTTGGGTTTGGCGGGGCTAATTTCCACGCGACGCTAGAAGAATATGACGAGAAGCGAGCGCCTGAATCCTCTGCGCTTGACTGGCCGGTTGAGTTGTTTGTCTGGCGAGCGTCAGACCACGCTGGATTAATCGCTGAACTGGAACGGTTGCAGGTCGCCTTGCAAGCGAGCGCGCAACCACGTCTGGCGGAACTAGCGGCGGCGCTGGCGCAGGCATTACCAGATCAGGGATTGACGCTGGCGATTGTTGCAGGATCGTTGGCAGAATTGGCGCAACAGACGGCAAGCGCATTGAGGCAGTTGCGCGGGTTGCCGCTCTCGCTGACCGGCAGCGAGGTAAGCGTCCACCTCCCTCCTTTGAAAAAGGGGGGCCGGGGGGGATTGCGCACGGACGACGGGGCCAAAATCCCCCCTAACCCCCCTTTGCCAAAGGGGGGGACTGAATGGTTACGCGGTGAGCAGCATCAAGCTGAAGGCATTTATTTGCCGCATCCCTGGCCGGCTGACGGAGATTTTCCCCGGTTAGCGGTGCTGTTTCCGGGGCAGGGCAGCCAGTACCCCGACATGTTGCGCGAGTTGGCGGTCGCGTTGCCACAACTGGCGGCGATTTTGGAACAGGCGAATACGGTTCTGGCGGACGTGCTTGGCCAGGAACTAAGCGCTTGCATTTACCCGCCTCGCCGCTTTACGCCGGAAACCGATCAGGAAGCGCGTCGTCAGTTGACCTGTACCAACATTGCCCAGCCAGCGCTGGGCGCAGTTGAAGCCGGGCTATGGGCCTGGTTGCAAACCTTGAATTTACAGCCAGAATTCGCGGCAGGCCATAGCTACGGCGAATATGTGGCGTTGCATGCGGCGGACGTTCTCGACCTGGAGACCCTGATGCGCGTGTCCGAGGCGCGTGGACGATTCATCGTTGAGGCGGCTACCGGAGGTGAACTGGGAACGATGCTGGCGGCGCGCGCCGATGCGGAATCCGTAAAAGCGGCGTTGCGCGGCGTCGAAGGCATCACCCTGGCTAACTACAACGCACCCCAACAACTGGTGCTATCCGGCTCTACTGCGGCGATTGAACAGGCCCGTCAGGCTTTATCAACGCACGGTATCTCCGCCGCGCCCTTGCCGGTCGCCGCCGCGTTTCATTCTCCCATCGTCGAACCAGCCCGGGCGCAACTAGCGGAGTTTATAGCCGGTTTGCCGTTACGGTCGCCGACGTTCACGGTCTATGGTAATTTCACCGCCGACCCTTATCCGCAGGAACCAGCGGCGATTCGTGACCGGCTGGCGGCGCATCTGGCGGAACCAGTCAATTTCACCGGCGAGATCGAGGCCATGTACGCCGCCGGTGCGCGCGTGTTCCTGGAAGTCGGCCCGCGTAATGTGCTAACCCGTCTGACCCAGCAAATTCTGCACGGACAACTGCATCTAGCGGTGGCGGTCGATGATCACGGCGGCGGCCTGAACGGATTGTTGCAGGCGTTGGCGGCGTTACTCGCTCATGGCGTTCAACTCGATGTGGCCGCGCTGTTTGCGGGTCGGATTGCCGATCAGTCGCCATCGCCATTGGATCAGTTATTGGAACGCGCCAAACCCGCGCCATTGTCGTCCCATGTCTGGTGGCTGAGCGGAACCGGCGTCCGGCGGCAGGGAGAATCTTATGCGCTGGGCGTCAAGCCGCCACTCACTGCATCGGTTGGCGCCTTGTCCAAAATCTCCCCTAACCCCCCTTTTTCAAAGGGGGGAACGGAACAAGCGCCTTCCCCTCTCGTGGGGGAGGGTTGGAGTGGGGGGGAAGTTATCTCATCGACGGAGAATCATGTCATGAACGATCCATCATCCGGCCCGCCGCTGGCGACCGGTTCCGCCCCAGGGTGGGCGGTCGATCAGGCGCTAGCCGGTTATCAGGAAACCATGCGCCAGTTTTTGCGCTTGCAGGAACAAGTAATGCTGGCCTATTTCGCCGCAAGCCGGGAGGAAAGCGGCGCTGAATCCGCAGCGCTTCAACCGCTAATGCCAGCGCGCGAAATTCTCTCCACCCCTTTGTCAAAAGGGGGAGAAATCCATCTCTCTCCTCCTGTGATGCCGGCGCACGAAATCCCCCCCGTCCCCCCTTTGTCAAAGGGAGGGGAAGAAGGAATTACGCCGCCTGCCTCGGCCCAATCAGAAGAGAAACTTCCTGACCTCAAAAACCGCTTGCTGACCATTGCCAGCGAGCGCACCGGTTACCCGCCGGAGATGTTGGGCCTGGATCAGGACATCGAAGCGGACTTGGGCATTGATTCGATCAAACGGGTGGAAATTCTCGGCCTGTTCCGCCGGTCGCTGCCGGAGGCTGTTTCACAAAAACTTCAGCCACATATGGAAGCGATCGCCACGCTGCCAACGTTCCAGCAGATTCTGGACGCAGTGACCGCCCGATTGGCGACTGAGACATCCATAAAGACGCTGGAGGAGAATGCGCGCCCTTTTGAATTAACCGGGACAGACAGTCTTCCGTGCGCCCCGCTGTCCCGGTTTATTGTTAAGGCGCATCCACAATCGTTGACCGTTCCGCCGTCGGCGCTGGAACCAGGTGTATACCTGATTACCTCTGACAAATTGGGCGTGGCCGATGCCTTGAGCGGGAAATTGCGTCAGGCCGGCGTACAGCCCTTGTTGATTCCCGAGGAGCTGCTGGAGGACACTGAGCGGCTGAGTCATTGGCTTCAGACGCAATCGCGCAGTTTGACGATCCGGGCCGTTATTCACCTGCTACCCCTGGGTCAGCCGCCGCTGGCGGTCGATGCGCCGCTGACCAAGTGGCGTGAATGCATGAATCGGGAAGTTAAAAGTCTATTCGCCTTGTTGCAACAGGTCGGGACCGAGTTGCGTAATGGAGGACGGTTGCTGACGGTCAGCGGCCTGGGTGGTGAATTTGGACGCAATGGTTTACCCGAGGCCGCACAGAGCATTTTCCCTGGTGGCGCAGGACTGACCGGATTGGTAAAAACGCTGAATCTGGAATGGAATCCTGATGCGGCTGAACCCGGATTCATTGGCAAGGCGCTGGACATCGATCCAGACGATGATCCTGAACGATTGGCGGCGCTGGCGTTTCAGGAACTGGCGTTGCCCGGCGGTCGTCGGGAAGTCGGCTATCTCGGCGGGGTGCGCACCATTTTCCGAACTGTACCGGCTTCGCTATCGCCGTTGCCCACTCCCCGGCGTCAACCAGACGAGGATTGGATCGTGCTAGCGACCGGTGGGGCGCGTGGCATCACAGCGGAAACATTGCGTGAACTAGCGCTATTTCGCCCAACCTTGATCTTGCTTGGACGAACGCCGCTGCCAGACCCGGAAGACGCCGTGATTCGCCATCTGCCCGATGCCGCCGCGTTACGCCGTCATCTGTTGGCGCAAGCCAGCGCCGAGGGGCGCACGGTGAAACCCGCCGAAGTCGAACGAAACGTTCAGTCTCTACTGCGCGACCGGGAAATCCGCGCCAATCTGGCGGACTTCATCGCGATGGGCGCGCGGGTGGATTACCGGGTCGTGGATGTTCGGAATGAAACAGAAATGGCCGCATTGCTGAATACGTTGTACCAGACGCATGGCCGAATCGATGCGGTGATTCACGGCGCCGGGGTCATCGAAGATGGCTGGTTCTTGGGCAAATCTGGCGAGAGCATGGACCGGGTCATTGACGCCAAAGTAGACAGCGCTTTCCTGTTGGCGAAATATCTGCGCCCGGAGACGCTGAAATTCATTGCTTTTTTTACCTCGGTTGCTGGGCGTTTCGGCAATCGCGGGCAAGCGGATTATGCAACCGCGAATGAAATCGTGGCCCGGCTGGCGTGGCGTCTGCGCACCCGTTGGGGTGATGCAGTGAAGGTCGCGGCGATTCACTGGAGTCCCTGGGATCAGACAACGCATGGAGCCGGTATGGTCACGCCCGAAGTGCGGCAGCAGTTCGAGGCGCGCGGCGTCCATCTAGTGAATGCAGCGGCGGGTCGGTGTTTTTTGCTCAACGAATTGCTGTATGGGCCAACGGATGAGGTGGAACTGGTCGCCGGTGATTATCCCTGGGAATATGCGGAAATGCGGTTCAGCGCCTTGCCTGGCCAAGTTGATCCGTCTCTTATTATTGAAACTCCCTATGCGTTGCTCCAAGGCGGGCGTTTGACCGAGCTGAACCCAACATCCTGGCAGTTCGAAAAAACCGTGGATTTAATCACTGATCCCTATCTGGATCATCACCGGTTGGATGGCGTCCCGGTGCTGCCGTTCGCGGTGGCGATGGAATATATGGCTGAAGCGGTGGCTGTCCATCGACCGGAATTACCGATTCTTGAACTGGAAGATGTGCGGTTGCTACAGGGATTGCGACTCACGCAGGATGATTTGGCGATAAAGATTCAAGTCCATGAACAAGCCGCTTCTGTTCCAGAACCGCAACGGTGCGCAGTCACGCTTGGCGCGGGTGATCAGAGTGAACGTCCTGCTTACCGCGCTACGGTGGTCATCAGGAAAACTCAGCCGGCGCTGTCCAGGCCACAAGAATTGCCTCCGAACCCTTTGCAGGCTTCGCCAGCAACAATCACTGTAGAAGAGGCTTATCGTCGCTGGTTGTTCCATGGCCCCCTATTGCAAACGATTGCAGCCATCGAAGCAATCAATCATCAGGGCATTGACTTGCGATTAACGCCCAGCCGGACTGAGCAATTTTGCCCATTCACCGAGAATGGCGCATGGCGGTTTGATCCGGGATGGGTTGACGCGATCTTTCAGGCCGTACTGATCTGGTCGTGTACCTTGCGCGGCAGCGCCACGCTGCCCAACCGGGTGGGCCTTATTCAGTGTTTCAGCTCCTCAGCGTCAATTGACTTGGTCAAGGCGCGGATTCGCGTTCATTCAGAACGGGATGACCCCGTGACCCGAGGCGAAGCCTGGATCGTTGATGAACAGGACGCCGTACTCTGTGTGCTGCGGCAATTTGAATGCACTGCCAGTTCGGCGCTCAATCGGTTGGGCGGCGGCTGGGCCGGCGGCGTTCGATGTTATCATCAAGATAAATGA
- a CDS encoding sulfotransferase, translated as MTAANPVRGEPVFILAPPRSFTSLVSTMLGQHSRMYGFPELNLFMAETLDEFWRGADNDGGRKSTFWPVMRHGLLRTVAQLYAGEQTIDGVALAYRWIRVRARRSTGEVFQELLAKIDPLIAVEKSPGYLRRRLYLDRLLEAVPQARFIHLLRHPRGQCESVLKARGGKLMLMMLNAIDQSGDMAVIEPQILWHDANTLIMEFLNDLPREQWLQVQGERVLADPDTELARICQWLGLPCGPRELAAMKAPEQSPYAHVGPINARLGNDINFLLEPRLRPAQLDSYDLAEPLPWRPNGEALHPAVVELAREFGYS; from the coding sequence GTGACGGCGGCGAATCCAGTGCGTGGCGAACCCGTGTTTATTCTGGCGCCGCCCCGGTCTTTTACTTCGCTGGTTAGCACGATGCTCGGCCAGCATTCCCGGATGTATGGATTCCCCGAACTGAACCTGTTCATGGCGGAAACACTGGATGAGTTCTGGCGTGGTGCCGATAACGATGGCGGGCGCAAATCGACCTTTTGGCCGGTGATGCGCCATGGCTTGTTGCGAACGGTGGCGCAGCTTTACGCGGGTGAACAGACCATCGACGGGGTTGCATTGGCCTACCGCTGGATTCGTGTGCGCGCCCGGCGCAGCACCGGCGAAGTCTTTCAGGAATTGCTGGCAAAAATTGATCCGCTGATTGCGGTCGAGAAGAGTCCGGGCTATCTCCGTCGGCGGCTTTATCTGGATCGATTGCTGGAGGCGGTGCCCCAGGCGCGGTTCATCCATCTGCTGCGTCATCCGCGTGGGCAATGCGAATCAGTGCTCAAGGCGCGGGGCGGTAAGTTGATGCTGATGATGCTCAATGCGATTGATCAGTCGGGTGATATGGCGGTGATTGAGCCACAAATTTTATGGCATGACGCTAACACGTTGATCATGGAATTCCTGAATGATCTGCCTCGGGAGCAGTGGCTGCAAGTGCAGGGCGAGCGGGTTTTGGCCGATCCAGATACGGAACTGGCCCGAATCTGTCAATGGTTGGGGTTGCCTTGTGGCCCACGTGAACTGGCGGCGATGAAGGCGCCGGAACAGTCGCCCTATGCCCATGTCGGTCCGATCAATGCCCGCTTGGGTAATGACATCAATTTTCTCCTGGAGCCGCGCCTGCGCCCGGCGCAACTTGACAGTTATGATCTTGCCGAGCCGCTGCCATGGCGACCGAATGGCGAGGCATTGCACCCAGCAGTCGTCGAGTTAGCGCGAGAATTCGGTTACTCGTAA
- a CDS encoding sulfatase-like hydrolase/transferase, with amino-acid sequence MNHLIYIVMDSCRYDSCQAANTPNIDRLGPIEQRYSYASWTSPSHYAMLMGMVPHTSPQGVFASEVYKGEFKRWVDRLAIPGLSFKTFVPELSLPKVLKNHGYRTIARMSLPVLNPYTLLSRDFDDYRLMDHHNDFAGMVREIVFPNDQPHCYFLNLGETHYPYMLTGDDLPHVSGVHGVLKDLASDAPRASSVQDFFPAEEMQRLHGQQVKCVEYIDGLLGELYAKCPANTWFIVTADHGELFGEAGYFGHGPIMHEKCFEVPFVEGLRP; translated from the coding sequence ATGAATCATCTGATTTATATCGTCATGGATAGCTGTCGTTATGACAGCTGCCAAGCAGCGAATACGCCAAACATTGACCGGCTCGGTCCGATTGAGCAGCGTTATAGTTATGCATCCTGGACCTCGCCTTCGCACTACGCAATGTTGATGGGCATGGTTCCACACACCAGTCCGCAAGGGGTTTTCGCCTCGGAAGTTTACAAAGGCGAATTCAAGCGCTGGGTGGATCGGTTGGCGATTCCCGGTTTGTCATTCAAGACCTTCGTTCCAGAGCTGTCTTTGCCCAAGGTGCTGAAAAACCACGGCTACCGGACAATAGCCAGGATGTCCCTGCCGGTCTTGAATCCCTATACCCTGCTTAGCCGCGATTTCGATGATTATCGGTTGATGGACCACCATAATGATTTCGCTGGCATGGTGCGGGAAATCGTTTTTCCGAACGATCAACCGCATTGTTATTTTCTCAATCTGGGCGAGACGCATTATCCTTACATGCTGACCGGAGACGATCTGCCGCACGTCTCCGGGGTGCATGGAGTACTCAAGGATTTGGCCAGCGATGCGCCCCGCGCATCCTCCGTTCAAGACTTCTTTCCCGCCGAGGAGATGCAGCGCTTGCACGGCCAGCAGGTCAAGTGCGTCGAGTATATCGACGGATTGCTCGGCGAGCTGTACGCCAAATGCCCGGCGAATACCTGGTTCATCGTCACCGCCGATCATGGCGAACTATTTGGCGAAGCGGGTTACTTTGGCCACGGGCCAATCATGCACGAAAAATGCTTTGAAGTGCCCTTTGTTGAAGGATTGCGCCCGTGA